The nucleotide sequence GAGTGACAGAATGGAATCCCGGTGGATCTTCTCCCTGGCAGATAGCCGAATTGCCCCATACCGTTCCTCCGTAAACGGTCGGTGTAACATCCACCTTAATCGTATCGGTATAGGCAGTACAGTAACCTGACTGCACTCTTCTCCTGTAAAAGGTAGTTGTATCAAGAGCGGGAGGATCATAAACAACCGAAGTGGCACCTCCAACAACTGCAAAACTGGCCAGGTCAATGGCCTTTTCCCATTGATACGTGAATACTCCTGTACCTCCTGAAGGTGGCAACGTTTCTGTAAAAATAACCGGGTTATCTCCTTTGCAGATGAACTGATCGTTACCTACTGAACCGGCATTCAATGCAGGGGTGACGGTGATTGTTACCGGCGCTGAATATTCATCGCACGGTCCTGAAAAAACATGGCGGCGGTAATAGGTAGTGGCCGTCAGGGCCGGAGGCGCATATCCGGCTCCGGTTGCTCCGGGAATATCGGTGTAGGGGCCGGCAATATTCGAGGCTACTTGCCATTGATACGTATATGTTCCGTTTCCCCCTGCGGGAGCTGTTGTTTCAACCAATGGGGCGGGTGTTTCTCCTTCACAGATGCCCTGATTGTTACCAATGACTCCAGGCTGGAGGGAAGGATAAATGGTTACCGTAACCTTGCGCGGATAGCTCTCACATCCTGCTGAACCGGAAAGATTCCTCTGAGTAACCCAGAACGTATGCACAGCAGGGATATTGCTGTTGATGGCTGTATCAAAAACAGCGCCATGATACAAGAGAATGGTTTGCAGCGAATCAGCGTACCACCTGATATCAGTGCCTGCTGCCGTGAGAGGAGCAATAGCATCGCCCTGGCAATATTCGTAGGACGGTGCAGCCGGCAAAGGAGGACGCGAGACAACGGTAATCACTGCTCTGGCTTCAACCGGAGGAGCCGATCCAAAAGGGTTACAATCGTTCCAGATGTCAATTGTAACTTCAAATGTCTTTCCGATATCATTTGAATCAGTTGAATTCAGCGGGAAATAGATACTGGCACTGGGTGTCCCTTCCTGAGGGGTTCCCGGCTGAACCGGTGGGGTTTTATAATGGGTACTGTCGTCAGTAAATCCCGTAATAAGATCAAAAACACCGTCTCCGTACTGATCACTTCCACGGGTAATGGTAATTCCCCTTGCCGGGCTCATTGTCAGTGTGGACCCTGAAGTATAATATTTCCAGGTAATAACACGGGTGGAATCGTGTGAATTTCCGTACGGGGGAGGAATAAGGCAGTTAAAAATCGTCCCGTCATGAAAAGTAAAGGTTTGTTCATCGCCAACGCACAATTCATAATTCTCTGCAATGGCAATCCGATCCTGCTCTGTATCAAAAACATTAACAACAAATATGATGGCATCCTGGCCATATTGGTTGGAGAGACGGTAAACCGGACGGTATACACAGCTATCGTCATTGGCATCGTAAGTATGAACAAAGGTGCCGGGAGGCAGACTCTGGTCATTTGCGGATGCAACATAAGTTTCTATAGGTGAACCATCATCCCAGTCAATGGTGTAAACCGTACCCGGAATGATATTGCAGGGAATTAAGCCTGAAAAGTCTCTTATATCAACCGTTACCGGCTGGCAGGTTCTGTCAACATATGCACCTGCAAAGGCTTTCGGAGGCCTGGGACACTGCCCGTAAGATGGCACTGAGAGAAACAATAAAACTGCTCCGCTTATCAGTATGTTCCGCAACCCTTTATCCATGGTAAAGCCAGTTTCTTTTCTGCAGTGAATTATCTTTCTGAAAGTAATCCGAATGCTTCCCATTCACTGCCTGTGTAATACCCTTCAATGAGTATGCTATGTAAATTACTAAGTAAACACTTTTTTTTCAGATAGTCAAACAACTGTCTGAACATCTCCTTTCAAAAGATTTTTACGCTAAATCAGCAGAATTGTTACAAAAGCAGGGAGAATAGCCAGGGATTGGTTTTTATAAACGCAATTTTCCTTTATGCTAATAACGGTTTGGGTTAGGTAAACGACAAAATATTGTTGACAAAAGTGAAATTCGATTCACGAAACCTCAATAGCTGGCATCCACAACTATGACAAAAAAATAAAGAGGGTGTATGGCCCGGTAAGGAAACATTACACCCTCTTCAACCAACCTAACTATTAACTAAAACCTGGGAAAGAATATCCCGGGCACTGCAAAGTAACAATAAAAATTTGAAATAGTAAAACGTTAAGTTATTTTTTTTCATTTGATTCGAAGACCAAATATTCCCAAGGTTTCAGACTGAGGCTCCATTTTCTTTTTAGTTTTAGCGCGTTTCCGCTAAATAACTCGGTATACTCTCCCGCAAGCAGGGCATCTTTGATGGTGATTGCCTGCGGAAGCGGAGAGAGATTGCAGAGGACCAGGACCTTATTATCGGCTTTTTTGCGCACAAAAGCTACTACAGCAGAATCGCAGCCGGTGGAAACAAAAACAGGCCTTCCCCCGTCACCGCTGCGCAGAGCGTTGCTCCTTTTTTTCAGTCCAATCAGTTTCTGGTAAAAAGATGTCAGAGAATAGGTACCCCAGTTTACTGTATCTTTTTCAAAAAACTTCAGTCGCTTATTGAGTCCGGCTTCCTGACCAGTATAAATCAGCGGGACGTCAGGAATTGTAGCTGCCAGCACGGCAAAACACCGGGCTCCATCACCCAGCCGTTCATATTCCGTTCCATTCCAGGAATTCTCATCGTGGTTGGAAGTAAATTGCATCAGGTAGGAATCACCCGGGTAGGCAGAATCGACCCATGCAAAATGCTTTCTCACCATAGTAGCATCCATTTTGCCGGAAGCAATGGAATTCATGATGTGATGAAATTTCCAGTCGTACGTTACATCAAACGCTTTTTCATGAAGGAAAGGCTGATCGGCTTCCGCCACAAAAAATACCGGCCGAATACTGTCGAGCGAAGCCCGGAGGTCGTTCCAGAAATCTACCGGCACCATATGGGCCACATCACAGCGGAAACCATCAATACCCGTTTCGGTATACCACCATTTCATGGCATCGGTCATATATTTCCTGAGAGCCGGATTGGAATAGTCAAAACGGATAACGTCAGTCCAGTCAAAAGGTGAAACAAATCCTCCGAGGGAATCGTGCAGGTAATATTCCGGATGACTAACCGTTAAGGGGTTGTCCCACGAACTATGGTTGGGCACCCAGTCGATGATGATTTTCATACCCTGCTGGTGCACCTGCTCCACAAGATGTTTGAAATCGTCCATCGTTCCGAATTCGGGATTGATGCTCATGTAGTCTCTCACGGAATAATAACTTCCCAGCACTCCTTTCCGGTTTTTAACTCCGATAGGATTGACCGGCATCAGCCAGAGAACGTCCACACCAAGTTCTTTCAGTCTGGGCAAATGCGATTCAAATGCCCTGAACGTTCCTTCCGGGGTATACTGCCTGATATTTACTTCGTAAATCACGGCATTTCTTGTCCATGCAGGATGCTGTACCTGCGAGCTGACCGGATTTTTATAACCTGCTTCTCCCGGTGCAGTGCACTGATAGAGAAAACTGCCCGAAAATATCATCAGGAATAAAATTTGAATGAGTTGTATTCTTTTCATAAATGGTGTTGTTTAGGTTATCTTTTGTGCCTATTACTGAATTAAAAATACCAAACTTCCCAGACAAAATAAAAAACCGTGAACCCGTCAGTTCAGCTCTATAACCATTGCATCCATTGCTCCCACTGTTAGCCGGGACAGATCAGGAATGATTTTTCCTGTCACAACATCCTTTCCTGAGGAAAACGATTTTAATACCTCGCTGTATTTTTCCGTTTGAAGTTCACGTTCTTCTTCCGATGCGTTGAGGATTACCATTACCGCCCTGTTGTTAAGAATGCGGAAATAGACATAGACGTTATTGTCCGGCACAAAGTGGATCAGCTTTCCCTTATGAAGAACAGGATTGTTTTTACGGTAGTTGAAAAGACGGGAAATGTAGGTAATTGTTTCCTGCTGTTGGGTGGTTCTGCCTTTTTCAGTAAAGGCGCTTGCCGGATCTTCGGGCCATCCTCCCGGGAAATCCTGACGGATGTTGGCATGTCCAAGGGTTCCGTCGCCTGCCATTAATAATTCACTTCCGTAATACAATTGCGGTATTCCTCTTACGGTAGCAAGAAACGCCATTACCAT is from Bacteroidales bacterium and encodes:
- a CDS encoding alpha-amylase, producing the protein MKRIQLIQILFLMIFSGSFLYQCTAPGEAGYKNPVSSQVQHPAWTRNAVIYEVNIRQYTPEGTFRAFESHLPRLKELGVDVLWLMPVNPIGVKNRKGVLGSYYSVRDYMSINPEFGTMDDFKHLVEQVHQQGMKIIIDWVPNHSSWDNPLTVSHPEYYLHDSLGGFVSPFDWTDVIRFDYSNPALRKYMTDAMKWWYTETGIDGFRCDVAHMVPVDFWNDLRASLDSIRPVFFVAEADQPFLHEKAFDVTYDWKFHHIMNSIASGKMDATMVRKHFAWVDSAYPGDSYLMQFTSNHDENSWNGTEYERLGDGARCFAVLAATIPDVPLIYTGQEAGLNKRLKFFEKDTVNWGTYSLTSFYQKLIGLKKRSNALRSGDGGRPVFVSTGCDSAVVAFVRKKADNKVLVLCNLSPLPQAITIKDALLAGEYTELFSGNALKLKRKWSLSLKPWEYLVFESNEKK